The DNA sequence ttttattggattagattttctttgatcaaagaaacaatgatgtactccgttggcttatgaataaaatttcgagttcttttcattatgactcaattttgattatgagcatatgactttgtgactacgatggctgggccatcaatattaattcaaggacatggaatagcccaagttccacttgccaaatggcaccttgattacagttgtcacagaaactctctacgctcttagggcacattgtaccctatgaatagccaacgaatttcatgcgaaaatgcatgtagagaacggaaatgagttcctttgcattacctctaatgattgcgaacaaagacgcatcttagagaagtttatgtgtctctctagtgaactttatgtcactattcgagctattaaatccaataaagttatgagagaagatctcttgaatttagacacatattggctttgtcacgacaggatagatcatcctagtcatgatatgatgatccgtctacaaaagacttcacatggacatcatttctttcgagcgaaacgaagcatgaatcaaaagttgattcttatactatgtgtgaccgacgctgctgcctagggcactgcctccatccaccaccagcctagggctggcatagtccctatccatgactccatggatagcgtccatcatggtgatggcgccccaagtgatgttgcaatcaccaacttgcttcaaaatagcgtttcagacgctcaggcctaaccaaaattctcattggttgcttctaaagcctctcgctcgttttactaagcatgttccttagggaaattaggactgagaccgtcctatgcaaaggatatgacaatactcattctgttcttacaaagaatccgtagggatattgtggattgattcaaccaacttgcggacgcttaaatattttatgatgttggttgacacgcaaacacgccagtcacgtgttgtgtcattgtccacctataaatgctgcttacgctacactcctagcacatatcatacaacaacgggctcactccccgaatcatcctatttagtcaattggatttgactatgctagagagtttacatcgaagactttcgatggttattgcatttgggactgatgttggacatcatattcccatgagcacacccaaatggtctcgcggaaactactacgatggtagtccggacattggtaatgcgcaccaacctccttatatccgcttggggtgatgcaatatcacatgcagctatgctaattcgtctacgacccactgccactcaatctacctctgcgatacagctagtgactgggtacaaatatcgtacttacgcatatttgagtgtgccatttatgtgccaattgcgccgccacagcgctctatgatgggtccttacagacgaatgggcaactacgttggatttgagcttccaacaatcgtccgccacttaaatgcccttgctaggcgatctccttaccgctagatttgcggatgtcactttgatgagacagtcttcccgtcgttagggggagataagaacacgaatgttcaacaggaacgacaggaattgtcgtagtctgtccccactatgtctcatcttgatccctattaaagtgacgagatcacacaaatatgctgcaaacatgcctgcaaggaaggacgtccctacgagaggacgtagcgccaccctacacggaggtaggcatggcgccaacgccaaagagagtggcactttggcgttataggccatggccccagctaggatgcgtgggaagcccgtgggttcgaaggatacattggcacaaaccaatcctcgATCATCGACACTtaaaaatccgtctcatgagtatcttctgggttatggttatcgttgggggacgcctcaacgtcaaaacctattcctgagaatatagagctttatgaaacttacactagtgtacatgagacgtgggatagaaactccatcataattgatgatgtagatacgcattttgttgcgcatgagtttgctgagtccgatgatatcgaaccacgcttcgttgatgaatgaatgccaacgtagagaaatttggcctaaatggaaagatgcgatccaggttaagatggattctctaacgaagagaaaggttttcgagctagagatgccaacacctcctaacataaaacctattgactaatgggtcttcgttagaaagcgtagtgagaaaaagagatggtaatctcgtcttatggcgcaaggcttctcacaaaacgccctggaatcgactacgatgagacatattctctcttaATGGATGTCAtggcactccactaccctgtcagtttggtagtttccgaataactgaacatgtagcctacaaatgtggtcactatgtatctctatagggatctagatacggaatatacatgaagattcatggtgaacttcatttacccaagtcaagtggctctagaccatggagcgcgtttacaaagaggttgaaacgctcactaaagtgactacttgattgggaagggatatgcccacgcgtttctatgacaagtttcggattctatcgcggttcatgttggacatgatcttcattagaagcccttaaagagttaagggaaaccgctgaacacttaaaatccgagtttgagatgaaggattttgggagaacatgattatgtctcggtttggaacttgagcattgtgtcgattgatgcttaggcattttgacagggtcaagccttcaagcacccccatgatcgtccgtagtcttgatcctgaaaaggatcctcttcgtcgaaaggataaTGATAAAGATGTGGTAGAGGCAAAaatgccttacttagtacaataggcgcattattgtacttatctcaatgcacaagaccggacatctcatatgttgtgaacttgttagctagatatagctctgcgccaacgcgacgccattggattggtgtaaaagatatctttcgatacttgtgatgtatgaatgatatgggcttgttctatccctatagagagatgatggattcggacccatcacacaccaggtacgccgccaaccctGGCTtgcgtccattatccccatcccaaaacgacatgtgttttggaaggttttgctgatgttgggtatctctttgacccacacaaaggtcattcccaatccggttaagtgttcaccatgggaaaagaccgtgacatcttggaggtctacagaatagaccctagtcgctatatcttcgaacaatgcagagatcattgctctttacgaagtggttcgtgaatgtatatggattggatccataattacgcatgttcgaagcaattgtggtttgaagtctaccacagatgagcctacgagcatttaggataatgctacttgttttgaacaaatgaggcaaggctacatcaaaagcgacaacaccaagcataatcagcaacaacagacactcctcgagatcaaagtgaactaggttcgatctgaggacagtgaggcagacttgtttactaagtcattgcctaataccacgttcgagaaacatgtggcaagaattggcttgcggaaattatctgaactcccatgatcgtagtcatcagggggaggtgcagacatcagggggagatgtctacatgtccgtctcgaatcgtgaagggtgtgttgtgctctttttccccttcgaccgaggttatttttgtcccactgggtttttgttactcggcaaggtttttaacgaggcaacgagagaagcaccgcgtttgggcaacacaagggggagtgttgaaggaaaacctaatttgtgtttagcccaaactctaggttaattgacctagtggtaataggatttaattagaaggatctagaatcctaatcaatgtagaattactttccttgtatgattgagattctatgcattgtaatcctctatataaagaggcccctattatcaatgagaatacatagaaaatttctcccaaattcaatttctctacaacacattcaaaattacttggcgaattatatCTCTATTACTATAAAGCCAGGCGTGGTCTTTGAATTTTTCTGTCCaccttacttggcgaattatatCTTTACTACTATAAAGCTAGACGTGGTACAAATTTGCTGCCCGCCTTTTTTAGTTGGGTGAATAAATACCCACGTTCTAAATTAATGCCACAACAAATCATATCTCAAGATTGGATTACAGCTTTTCAAAAGTTTATTTGGACATGAAATGAGAATCATATGTCAATTAGGATTTTCTGGGTAGGTTTGCATgaagatggaaaagaaaagttgGAGTTTTTGGCTTTTTGTTGGGTTTCATTGGTTTCGGTACTGAAGAAATAAGCAAATGGTAAaatatttccttttttattaACCATGGTTAGACAAAGATAAATGTGGCATTAATTTAGAAGGTGGTGTTCTCCCTGCCCCCCACAAACAAATTTGCTGCATCGATCCATGAGAAAGATAAACTCGATCTATATTAATTTGCAGACTAGTTTTCCACTTATTTTCACTTAGTAAATATTACTCACCAAAAGGAGATATGTTGATAAAACCGTATTAAAACATATCGATATAGAGAAACCAAAGCAATGTTGtaatacataatatatatatatatatatatgtatatagcaCAATGCATGTACTCATATGCTCATATCAGATTATATCGAATATCTGAGATTCTGAGCAGCTAGGTTTCCTCTGAAATCATTTCACTTTTGTTTCAAACCTTCCCTCCTGCTCCATGCTACTGATTTTGTTTGACAAAGCTTTTCGGTTCTTCTGAATCTCAGTCGGGAGCTTAACATCCGTTGCCAAACCAACAATCTCAAGAAACCTTATCAGATACCAAGTAATATCAATTTGCCACCATTCAAAACCGTGTCGAGCTGAGTACTCAAAAGCATGGTGGTTATTGTGCCAACCTTCTCCATGAGCTAGCAATCCACATAACCTAAACAACACAACATATTAAATTTCATGGCATTAATCACTATCAGTAGCCAATAAACATATCATTAACTATGTACGTAGAGAAGATACAAtatataataatattaattacCAGTTGTTTTTGGACAAATCACCAGTATCCCATACTTGGTTTCCCCATATGTGGCAAACCGAATTTAATGAAAAAGTTACATGGAGAAAAAATGTCATTCTCACAGCCTACAAatagttacaaaataaaaagaacaaatagTTAACTATTAGTTAAAACTAAAAGGACTAtgaatttaaaaatataaaaaggtaagagaaattttattacCAGTGCCCAAACTAAATAGGGCATTCCTCCTATGCGATAGAGTACAACTCCACAAGCAATACAATGATAAGGGTACGTGTAGTGAAGAAACTTATAATATGTCTGTTTTTTCAAATCTCCAACATTGTATAGTTTTCCATCATACTGCACAATTTCAAAGTTAATTAATAGTAAGTACgtgtaattaaaaaaaacaaaactttcaTTTGTACAGGAATAACAGTGTGTAATAAAATGAAGAGTACAGGAGATTTATACGCACATTTCCAAAACGTTTACGATAATCAAGGATCCAACCAATGTGACTAAACCATAAACCCTTAAGAGGGGTATGAGGGTCATTCGGCGTGTCCACAAACTGGTGGTGACTCCTGTGTGAGCTAACCCATTCTAGTGGACTTCCCTATAAGACCAAAACCCAACTCCATAactttataaattacatatatgttgtattcaaaaaaaaaaaaattacatatatgAGATCTTCACCTTTCCGATGTGAAATATTTAAGAATtcaaaaaagaatgaaatttaGGGCATAGATGAACCTGAAGCGAATGAACGGCGCAATAGGCGAAGAAGTATTCGAGCCATTTGGGAAGCTTGAAGCTTCTGTGGGCGAGATTTCTATGAAAAGATATAGTTACCCCCACACCAGTGACATAGTAGAGTGCTACGCCCAACCAAAACGCAGACCATGTGAAATGAAATGGCGCCAGAAGAGCAAGAAGATGTATAGCAACAAGGGTGAAAACATTAACTATGTCGACACCGTTCCATTGCCTCCCCAGAAAATAAACCGGCTTCTGCACCATCAAAGGTAGCCATGCCATCTTCTTGCTAAGCTTATTAAGCTAAGTTTCTGCTCTCTTCTGTAGTTCTGTACCAAAATATGAGTGTGtgcacaaatatatatacacgcACAGAAAATGGAAGCTAGTTAGGTGGGCCGCTGGTTAGattgtcatattaattgaaCCTTCACTAGCAATGTACGACTGCATTATATTTACTTTTTCATGTTCTGGTACCTACCGAGGCAATTAATAGTATTTGTAGCggaggaagaaaaataaatgaacTAATTAACTATAATAAGCTGGTTCGGTGCCTGAAATGTATGAAAAACTCATATTTCATACTCTGAATTCTGGCGAGgggcttctttttcttctcggGGGAATACATTGCACTGTACTTAATTGTGtggaaaattctataatacatACCCGTATCTCATACGCACATTTATAAGTGTGATAACAAATTCGTTGTTAAAGTGGTAAtgttgagtcatattttgtgtaatcttagttataataatggtaattacaccatTTACGACcttgttacaagtttttgaacaaatttgttgtcaatgttgtaatttttgtttaattatatgtaaatagtgtaaatgaatatggtaactttgttctcaatgttgtaattttgattcaaataattgtaatttttgttcaaataaatgtaaaatgagtgtatgataaacatcacagTACCATAGCTTGTCTCTAATTGTGTGGGTGAGGCTAATATATTGGTGCACGTCATTAATTCTTCCAATCCAATTTGTACGTGGTATTCATGTATATCCTATTTTGTTGGGTTGAGTATATAAACATCCTTACATACAGTAacgaagaaaaaggaaaacttAATTATGCACGTCGGCATGTGCTTGGTGAGTGAATAATATTGGTTCTAACCTGCACATTCAGAAAGAAAAACTAACCAGCAATTAACTGCAGCATCTTGGCCGGTGGCCAAAACCATTGTTAGAGTAACAAGTGTTGCAGACTCCAGAGAGATCCAACCGAAGCTGCAGGCAACAGATAGAGAGGTTCAATTGATCTACAAAGTGAAAGTAACATGGGCTTCATATCTATGATCAATTGGTAATCGATAAAGTTGACCAAATCTTTATaaattgtcacgccccgaatttcgaataaagatattcaaatccgaaacgcgataacttaaccaACTTTCCCGAAAGTGCAAATAAACTTTTTCAATTAAAACTAAGCAATAACAATAATCCAAAAGCATACCCTTAATAAATACTCAAACACTCGAGTCAAACGTATAACAACAAgtgtttacaaaaataaaatgaaacacGAAAGTGAACGCTCACTAGAGCATAATTCAACCAGCAGTAATAACAAAAATAGGTTAAGAACCTAAACTGCTGCAACTACACCTCGAACTCAGCCCTGGTGGTCCTGACCTACAGGAATAAccgctacaccatggaatagtgcaccgggattgcaaacaacaacccggtaagcttttgaagctcgtatgagtaatctcaattaaaatgactcacgtcacgcatgcttataatttctcagctTGTGAGATAAaataaagcaacaatatttaactccacaacacaaccaaacatacaatcacacttggtaaaaattagtaatttttgcgtagaaatttagttcaggagatcacttgaaaatcaacaatagaaatgaaaaaggaaaataaataaataaatcaaacaactcacactaaaacCAATAATTCACCCTTCAACTCCGAATACACAATCTCACAAAATAACTCgtttcaaaactcgacatcgttacctcaatcgtagcccgtcactGCCTAAGGTTATGGCATCCGATACACTCGcgtcaatcgtagcccgtcacccGCTTAGGGTTATGACATCCGACACACTCGCCTCAATTGCAGCCCGTCACCGCCTAAGGTTATGGCATCCGATACCCTTATCTCGATCACCAATGTGATAAAAGGTCCTTAGACCGAACATTTGAAAGTCTACTTGACTCAATCATTTCCTCAAGCAAAACACACTTTTACACAAACATCAAcacatcatgataattgtacGCTCGTAAGAGAAATGCtcgaaataacaattcaataaactctcaatcattacttcaccaatgtcacaccatccaatatatatattccacgtaaatatatatatatgatttccaaaaattacgcTAAAACGCTAAAAATCGTAACTTGCTCAtatgatttccaaaaattacgtattgtaCATCGATATGTTCGTATCGATGTATAGATCGAGAAGAGGGACGGAAActgtccctgaggtggccggaaatggccGGAAAcggccgccacagacggtggcagAGCCGCCGTCAACCACCGTGGATGACGGTGAAAACAGGCTGCACCTCTTCGTCTCAACATGTTGAACAACTTTCATAAGTAGAACGAAGTCTGAAAACAAAAGGAAGTGATCGAAAAGTACCTTGGAAGCTCCGAGTTTGCCGGAATTTTCCCAGTTTCCGGCGAGCTTGAGTGTTCCTGTCAAAGCTTTACTTCAGGTCCGATCCTTCTTGGATATTGTTCAGCATCTTGAGGCGAGTTCAGAGAGCCAAGAATATCGAGCAAAGGTGGCCGGACTTGAGAGAAAACGCCGTTGACTCGAAAATGAGCTCGGGTCGGGTTTCGTTGCTGCGGCGGCTAAAGGCCGAGATAGGTTGAAAGGCGGCCACGGGGAGGTGCGCAAGGTCGAGACGAGGCTAACCCAAGAATTTCACTtccaaaggtggccggaggaggaagaaatggcCGTAAGACGTTTTCTGGCGATTTCCGgtcgggaggagagagaagagagctgggtttccaaaaatggaaatctggcattttctgcaattttcagaaatttcagtactttatacaaaaatggaaagttttcccgaatgcgataacttcttcacacgaactccaattttcgcgttccacatatgcacgaactcgtatcaacgcgctctacgactttcgtgaaggaagttttcacaaaatCCTCACatatcaaaagtcaaacttcgtaacccccctaaaacgtgtatttcgaataattattcgtcccGAAATAATTCCACTTCACCCTCAaaccacgaaatcgtactaATGAACACTTTATTAAATCCCAGAAATTTCAAGAATTAATAACTAATTTTCGAGGTATTATATAAATTCATAGACAAATTTCTTATCTTCCCATGTGAAATTCATATTATGAACTTCAGTCCTTAGAAAATACAATAGCATTCTTGAACCACTTCAGTCTTCAGAAAGTTCAATGCCCATAAGAGTCATTTGACCCTTgccaaatttttgaaaaaatcTATTATATATGTACTGTGTTTATAATTTTCTATAAGAGATAGAAGAGATAATTCACTATTTGCCcattttaaaagaaaagaaaagttaatttACTCATCAAAGAATACTAACTTCTTTTGTATCTATTCcctctctttttcttgtttttcagtAGTATGTTTCTCTTGTCATGATTTACAGGTTTTCTTACCTATTTTATTATACCAAATAACTTTTAGGTGAATATGTAGGCTATTTGGGTGATTAAATTTGTAGCATAAGGTATCTACTTGAAAACCActcttcattttttcttaaaCTTTGCTATGCATTGATCCCCTTAACAAAATTTCTGACAACGCTATTCAGTGGCGGATGCAGGAATATATACCTCTGGGGGCAAGTTGGAATAGACtcatttattaatatatttgcACCAAATGGGAAGCAGAGGAGTGCAATCAAAGAAACCGATTTTAATAGAAAATTTCAAGTGATTCATTCATTAACAGATTTTCACTAAATGGGAAGTAGTGGAATGCAATAAAAGAAACAGAGTTTACTAGCAAATGTCATGTGACTCATTCATTATAAACTATCATGCTCAGTCCTTGAACTTGGAAAACAATGTTCAATAGTACAAAAGGTCTAACAAAACAGAGTGTTTGCAAGAAGCAAAATAGAGCACATACCTAGAAAAATAGAGAGTTTGGAACACTAATATTCTCTTTTTCACAAAATAGAACAACCTGCTCAAACAAAGAAAGTCATCCACTCTCCCTTAAAGTTCGCAATTTTCTCTTGCACACTTTCACTAAATCCATAGCATTTACTATGTCCTGATCATCTTTTTGTAGGGCTTGTGATAACTCATGAGTGACTCCAAGTGTAATTCTCATCAAATGCAAACTGAATATGAAATCAAATGCAACATCTTTGGCTATGCTATATTCTAACCAATTAGGGAAGTCATTAAACCAATTAGAGACAAACCTTCGTTTGTCTTCTCCGAACTGTGTTTGGACGAACTGATGATTTCTAGCTGACAAGGACCTCTTAGCAGATACTCTCTTCTAATTTTATCCTAAGATTGTGATGATAATATGAAATTTTAGTCCTTACTCCAGGATCGGAAGGAAGATTTTAATTGTACACAACTCTGTTTTGATCTTTCACTCTCTATAATGGGTGATGATAACTCATTTGATGTTCGTTTAAATAATCTCTCCATTTTTAATCTTTCACAACTGCAATTTTAATAGAAAAGAGTAATTTAATCTAATTAACAAAGTCGTTGATTTGGGAAGTAAACTAGAAGATGAAGAACTGACCTTCAAGATCATCAATCCAAGACTGAATTGCAGAAGGGCAGAGATTGAAGACTCAAAGAGTTGAAATAGGACTCTATCGAAGACTGGAAGTCTGGACGTATTGAGTTTGGTTGTTTGGGGATTCTCAGTAGAACTAAAAGAATGGGAAATGGGAAATGGGGTCGTCTGGGAATGGCCGTCAAGCTTCAgcctttacatatatatatatatatatatatatatatatatatataattatatatgaatgATAGTGGCATAGTGCTTTGTGAAGCAACACCATACATATCAATTatctattttatatatatatacagattctatCAAGAGCGGaggtccgctttgaaattaaagtgtgaactttgagttttgggtcacttttcggtcgtggatatgcatctcaaccattcagtttttaggtactaatgtatagatcatctctgcaaattatcagccaaattgataatcgttaagtcATTGattactgccttaaagctagtacagttcaggttgacagattcagttcgtcgattagtttaagtgagttagataccataacgatcatcaatttggctaaaaatttgcaaagatgatctatacaatagtacctaaaaactgaacggttgagatgtggatatgcaatctaaaagtgacccaaaactcgaagttcactccgtaatttcaaagtggaactctgctctggataaaatatgtgtgtatatatatatatatatatatatatatatgggaaggttctgaagaggacgtccgcaacccagaaaaagtgcgacGTCCCTCTTCCGGCATCTGGAAGGAGGCGATCGCTGCGCTGCGGGTGCCGGACGCACCCTCTGGACATCCCAGACAGCCTCGATCAAGCGGCGAAGACGAAGGTGATCGGAAACTTGGCGGTGTGTAGCAACCTCGCCGGAAACCATGGAAGCCCAAAAACCTGCAATCTCGACCTCGATCGCTACCCAAAAGAGGTCTGGGACGCCTCCGGCCTCCATTCGACCAGCCCCGCGCTGCCGTTGCCGCCTGAAAGCACCTGTTGCGTcgtcgtccgcactttttctgggttgcagaCGTCCGCTTCAAATCCTTCCCGTATATATataagaggacgtccgcacttttgttaaagtgcggacggcgctgctgcagctcggctcggggtGCGACGGAGAGGCAGAGCTTGCCGGAAGGACGCCACGGGTCGGACGGACGGGTCTGCAGTCGGTGTAGTCGCCGGCGACGTGGTTGCAGccttgcccagaaacctgcagttgcaggtgagctcgctgcccagaaacctgcaactccGACCTCTTCCGACCTCGAAGGCTGCCCAGAACTGTCCGCCAAGCCTCAGGCCTCCGTCCACCAAGCCCCGAGCCGCCGTCGCCACCTGGAACGCCGCCGCTGCGTTGccgtgcggacgtccgcttcagaactcgcctgtatatatatatatatatatataaacattgaAACATAGCTgacattaaaaattaaaaaaagactCAGTTGCCAAATGTCAAAAGCTGACTGGGGGCAGTAGCCCCCACTCGTCCCTATGTGTGTCCGCCACTATACATGATACTCAACTATATCATCTTAGTATCTTGAAAATCCTTTAACAAGGTGATGGACTATGTGGTGTTGATTCGATGATTCCGCTAGCTACCATTgaattgggaattttggtttcACCATTTCCAAAACTGCCACcaacattgttttttttttttactaattgAGTTGATGATAGCTCTAGCCAGATTAGCTAGATCCAACATAGATCTGGCTTAATTTCAGCCAAACTTAGCCTATACTTGGCAAATCCGGCAAATTTGCCTGTTTTTGACCAAATACTGACTAGATCGAGACTAGACCTAGTAAATCTGCATGATTTTCTCTCGAATATATGCAataagaaggaagagaaaaagagatgggaAA is a window from the Rosa chinensis cultivar Old Blush chromosome 2, RchiOBHm-V2, whole genome shotgun sequence genome containing:
- the LOC112190290 gene encoding palmitoyl-monogalactosyldiacylglycerol delta-7 desaturase, chloroplastic is translated as MAWLPLMVQKPVYFLGRQWNGVDIVNVFTLVAIHLLALLAPFHFTWSAFWLGVALYYVTGVGVTISFHRNLAHRSFKLPKWLEYFFAYCAVHSLQGSPLEWVSSHRSHHQFVDTPNDPHTPLKGLWFSHIGWILDYRKRFGNYDGKLYNVGDLKKQTYYKFLHYTYPYHCIACGVVLYRIGGMPYLVWALAVRMTFFLHVTFSLNSVCHIWGNQVWDTGDLSKNNWLCGLLAHGEGWHNNHHAFEYSARHGFEWWQIDITWYLIRFLEIVGLATDVKLPTEIQKNRKALSNKISSMEQEGRFETKVK